From a region of the Fischerella sp. JS2 genome:
- a CDS encoding cyanoexosortase A system-associated protein, which translates to MLFVLGQVALLPKRDKSTVDDFVFPEVVPLPQWQLKSSKDLSQQIQNNSELLAQRNYKYTRKDLPLNIEMRYVKIGDVNQLIKKYTQISSSVIIRQREGIGYYGLGFEQQKAYLSACINPQGYSTFTNTQFNENQQQKYQYWELLLSWLFAQKQVIKDKRCLWSHLSVPLKNSSPEATYQVLEAAWFSWYQYWHSRLQKP; encoded by the coding sequence GTGTTATTTGTATTGGGACAAGTTGCTCTGCTGCCCAAACGAGATAAAAGCACAGTAGATGATTTTGTTTTTCCAGAAGTTGTACCTTTACCCCAGTGGCAACTGAAATCTAGCAAAGATTTATCTCAGCAGATACAAAATAATTCTGAATTATTAGCCCAAAGGAATTATAAATATACCCGTAAAGATTTACCTTTAAATATTGAAATGCGTTATGTAAAAATAGGAGATGTTAATCAACTGATTAAAAAATATACTCAGATTTCATCATCTGTTATCATCCGACAAAGAGAAGGTATAGGCTATTACGGATTAGGATTTGAACAACAAAAAGCCTATCTCAGTGCTTGTATCAATCCGCAAGGTTATAGCACTTTTACTAATACCCAATTTAACGAAAATCAGCAGCAAAAATACCAATACTGGGAACTTTTGTTGTCTTGGTTATTTGCTCAAAAACAGGTAATAAAAGACAAGCGCTGTCTTTGGTCACATTTGTCGGTTCCATTAAAAAATTCTTCCCCAGAAGCTACTTATCAAGTCTTAGAAGCTGCCTGGTTTTCCTGGTATCAATACTGGCATTCTCGCTTGCAGAAGCCTTAA
- a CDS encoding CsbD family protein — MSLEDRTKATAKNVEGKAQEAWGNVTGDPEDKAEGKAKQAESEVRHSVEDVKDNIKKNLD, encoded by the coding sequence ATGAGTTTAGAAGATAGAACCAAAGCTACAGCTAAAAATGTAGAAGGTAAAGCTCAAGAAGCATGGGGAAATGTTACTGGCGATCCAGAAGACAAAGCAGAAGGAAAAGCCAAGCAAGCAGAAAGTGAAGTACGTCACTCTGTAGAAGATGTCAAAGATAATATCAAGAAAAATCTTGATTAA
- the hpsJ-A gene encoding HpsJ-like protein, cyanoexosortase A-associated, translated as MTKSKIETSASHQFVLTQESSLTIVRSLGYGLLILSVFDWVAIFLPSNFFNPAWELQTIGAIVERVPVPLIGLALIFYGELHSRNRWEFPVLKLLSWLTILFTALFILMIPLGIVNTIRLNKENIAQINNISTQQISRAEQLHKQLSQATPEQLDDLLKSRGGSLYGKKPEELKEQLLSQVSRAKAQIKDQAEATQSLRGLSLVKTSTKWILGALVSAFIFFGFWKGTDWARF; from the coding sequence ATGACTAAATCAAAAATAGAAACATCTGCTTCTCATCAATTTGTCTTAACACAGGAAAGTTCATTAACTATTGTGCGATCGCTAGGCTATGGTCTATTGATATTATCTGTGTTTGATTGGGTAGCAATTTTTCTGCCATCAAACTTTTTTAACCCTGCTTGGGAATTACAAACGATAGGGGCAATCGTTGAACGTGTACCTGTGCCTTTAATTGGCTTGGCACTAATTTTTTATGGTGAATTGCATTCGCGTAATAGATGGGAATTTCCCGTTTTAAAATTATTGTCTTGGCTGACTATATTGTTTACAGCGTTGTTTATATTAATGATACCTTTAGGAATTGTTAATACCATTCGGCTTAATAAAGAAAATATCGCCCAAATCAATAATATATCTACACAGCAAATTTCTCGTGCTGAACAGTTACACAAGCAACTTAGCCAAGCAACTCCTGAACAATTAGATGATCTTTTAAAAAGCCGGGGTGGTTCCCTGTATGGCAAAAAACCAGAAGAATTAAAGGAGCAACTTTTGTCTCAAGTTTCTAGAGCAAAAGCACAAATCAAGGATCAAGCAGAAGCGACCCAATCTTTGCGTGGTCTCAGCTTAGTCAAAACCTCTACGAAATGGATTCTTGGTGCTTTAGTATCTGCATTTATATTTTTTGGTTTTTGGAAAGGAACAGATTGGGCAAGATTTTAA
- a CDS encoding C2 family cysteine protease encodes MPADFAGNNLNNSRNLNVNYINQTFTDWVGKRDKNDYYSFNVSSRSSLNLVVDGLSADANLQLLNSSGAVIAGSDNRKKKAETISTTLDAGTYYIRVYRANKKKSTYYNLKVSGNEAPQSLQFSTSKSSYQQGETVSLANTSVFDGNSAADLARVDFWLQKDGVQWQDIADAVNFIANSNDNRYASFEYSLSGLGAGNYLLSAKAYDKSGASTDSIQTSFSVVPVSTQDWFDLNIQDAGIREAARWHFTDNILDRNDMIAILREAKDSSVVDGTELTDLRTLVNNSSFLGIPEYVRVLSNKVVNDDLANQNYQGRALGNLYAGSSDIQIENLISKWFLGSDRPTTSYNYQYANGSLFQNGITYQDIKQGSINDCFFLTGLAATAFRLSTMIENMFIDNGDNTFTVRFYNYGIADYVTVDRYLPTNQAGYFVYASKDNYYGNSGNELWVALAEKAYAQLNESGWIYQDNTNSYNGIGNGGYVSDALTNITGLNTSLANLLNFNSIVNAFNSGQMIGLSTKSTVVDANIIASHAYALVGYNSATQMFTLFNPWGIDNDTSKPGIIELSWNQIETDFSYWDATTNNIV; translated from the coding sequence ATGCCAGCAGATTTCGCAGGTAACAATTTAAATAATTCTAGGAATTTAAATGTTAATTATATCAACCAAACCTTTACAGATTGGGTAGGAAAGCGTGATAAAAACGATTACTACAGCTTCAATGTGAGTAGTCGTAGTAGCTTGAATCTAGTTGTTGATGGTCTGTCAGCCGATGCTAATTTACAATTGCTAAATAGTAGTGGTGCTGTAATCGCGGGTTCTGACAATCGTAAAAAGAAGGCAGAGACAATCAGCACAACTTTAGATGCTGGTACTTACTATATCAGAGTTTACCGAGCCAATAAGAAAAAGAGTACTTACTACAATTTAAAAGTTTCTGGCAACGAAGCACCACAATCTTTACAGTTTAGTACCAGTAAAAGTAGCTACCAACAAGGTGAAACAGTTAGCCTTGCAAACACTAGTGTCTTTGATGGTAATAGTGCAGCTGACTTAGCACGAGTAGATTTTTGGTTGCAAAAAGACGGTGTTCAATGGCAAGATATCGCCGATGCGGTGAACTTCATTGCCAACAGTAACGATAACCGCTATGCCAGTTTTGAATACAGTTTATCTGGTCTGGGTGCTGGCAACTATTTATTATCAGCAAAAGCTTATGATAAATCTGGTGCTAGTACGGACAGCATACAAACCAGTTTTAGTGTTGTACCTGTTTCTACTCAAGACTGGTTTGATCTTAATATTCAAGATGCAGGTATACGTGAGGCTGCAAGATGGCATTTTACAGATAATATCCTTGATCGCAACGATATGATTGCTATCCTCAGGGAAGCAAAAGACAGTAGTGTGGTTGATGGTACTGAGTTAACAGACTTGCGTACATTAGTTAATAATTCCTCTTTTTTAGGAATACCAGAGTATGTACGTGTTTTATCTAATAAAGTCGTTAATGATGACCTAGCCAATCAAAATTATCAAGGTAGGGCGCTAGGTAACTTGTATGCAGGTAGCAGTGATATTCAAATCGAGAACTTAATTAGCAAATGGTTTTTAGGTAGCGATCGCCCCACAACTTCCTATAATTATCAATACGCTAATGGTTCTCTGTTTCAAAATGGTATTACTTATCAAGATATTAAACAAGGTAGTATTAATGACTGCTTTTTCCTCACAGGTTTAGCAGCAACTGCTTTTCGTTTATCCACTATGATTGAGAATATGTTTATTGATAACGGTGATAATACTTTTACCGTGCGTTTTTACAACTATGGAATTGCTGATTATGTGACGGTAGATAGGTATTTACCCACCAATCAAGCAGGATATTTTGTTTACGCTAGCAAAGACAATTACTACGGAAACTCTGGCAATGAATTATGGGTAGCTTTAGCTGAGAAAGCTTACGCTCAACTAAATGAATCTGGATGGATTTATCAAGATAATACCAATTCTTATAATGGCATCGGTAATGGTGGTTATGTTAGTGATGCCCTAACAAATATCACGGGATTAAACACTTCTCTCGCCAATCTTCTCAATTTTAACTCAATAGTAAATGCTTTCAATTCTGGACAAATGATTGGTTTGAGTACAAAATCAACAGTAGTAGATGCAAATATTATTGCTAGTCATGCTTACGCACTAGTAGGTTACAATTCTGCTACTCAGATGTTTACACTGTTTAATCCTTGGGGTATCGATAATGATACTTCCAAACCAGGTATTATCGAGCTTTCCTGGAATCAAATTGAGACAGATTTTAGTTATTGGGATGCGACAACAAATAATATTGTGTGA
- a CDS encoding PEP-CTERM sorting domain-containing protein (PEP-CTERM proteins occur, often in large numbers, in the proteomes of bacteria that also encode an exosortase, a predicted intramembrane cysteine proteinase. The presence of a PEP-CTERM domain at a protein's C-terminus predicts cleavage within the sorting domain, followed by covalent anchoring to some some component of the (usually Gram-negative) cell surface. Many PEP-CTERM proteins exhibit an unusual sequence composition that includes large numbers of potential glycosylation sites. Expression of one such protein has been shown restore the ability of a bacterium to form floc, a type of biofilm.) — protein sequence MIGFQFAKKRGKANSGIALSKFQATKKLLKTTTIAVSVGIAAAIVYTKQAQAVTITFDDLPGSENPIANGYAGLNWKNFYYLNTTSFTPSGYVNGTVSPENVAYNSFEKTVAISTVDNIFDFDSTYLTAAWNDNLTVLVEGFIGGESGQKKYSQTIVLNTQAPTLFTFDFFGIDYLKFTSSGGKNAGYNGKGTHFAMDNFTFKKKAKPVPEPATIFGSLTAGAMMLTLYRKYKQQKDVK from the coding sequence ATGATAGGGTTTCAATTCGCAAAAAAGCGAGGCAAAGCTAATTCAGGTATAGCACTGAGCAAATTTCAGGCAACAAAGAAGTTGCTGAAGACCACAACAATAGCTGTATCTGTTGGTATTGCAGCTGCGATCGTTTATACAAAACAGGCTCAAGCTGTTACTATTACCTTTGACGATTTACCTGGATCTGAAAATCCAATTGCTAACGGCTATGCTGGATTGAATTGGAAAAACTTTTATTACCTCAATACAACCTCTTTTACTCCTTCTGGCTATGTTAATGGGACAGTATCACCAGAAAACGTAGCCTACAATAGCTTTGAAAAAACTGTTGCGATAAGTACTGTTGATAATATTTTCGATTTTGATAGTACTTATTTAACAGCAGCTTGGAATGATAATTTGACTGTGTTAGTAGAAGGTTTTATAGGAGGGGAATCAGGGCAAAAGAAATATTCACAGACTATTGTTTTAAATACCCAAGCTCCTACACTATTTACATTTGATTTTTTCGGAATAGATTATTTAAAGTTTACATCTTCTGGTGGTAAGAACGCTGGCTACAACGGCAAAGGTACCCATTTTGCAATGGATAATTTTACTTTCAAGAAAAAAGCTAAACCTGTTCCTGAACCCGCAACCATATTTGGTTCGTTAACAGCAGGCGCAATGATGTTGACCTTATATCGAAAATACAAGCAACAAAAAGATGTAAAATAA
- the crtA gene encoding cyanoexosortase A: MKTNKLATVIRLTHPQFWLLTIGSGLIAIHLTLVWKAENTNLLGTSFLSWAAVSFIVWEKRDHLSLESGIFSSFLGLAFIWIALTRSASMNSFGGFLYASPFIFCLGLALIASGFQGLKQYIGELITLLFLSIPKLLPESAIYQITLLTAKSSAFILWYIGFDVNLSGINIYLPNGSVEVLRGCSGIELISQMLGLAILFLLMFPQGWQYKILAPIVAAAVGFMMNAGRVALMTVIVAKDNMNAFDYWHSGNGSLLFSIISVLIFGLFCWFLIGHNESKNQDSRLS, encoded by the coding sequence ATGAAAACTAATAAACTGGCTACAGTCATACGACTGACTCATCCACAGTTCTGGCTATTAACAATAGGTTCAGGTTTAATTGCAATTCATCTCACCCTGGTTTGGAAAGCAGAAAATACTAACCTATTAGGTACTAGTTTTTTGTCTTGGGCAGCTGTATCTTTTATCGTTTGGGAAAAACGAGATCATCTAAGTCTCGAAAGTGGCATTTTCTCTAGTTTTTTGGGTTTAGCTTTCATCTGGATAGCACTGACGAGAAGTGCATCTATGAACAGCTTTGGAGGTTTTTTGTATGCCTCACCCTTTATTTTTTGCTTAGGTCTTGCTTTGATAGCTTCTGGTTTTCAAGGACTAAAGCAATACATTGGGGAGTTAATCACGCTGCTTTTTCTCAGTATACCCAAGCTATTACCAGAATCGGCTATTTATCAGATTACATTACTGACTGCTAAATCATCAGCTTTTATACTTTGGTATATCGGTTTCGATGTCAATCTTTCCGGAATCAATATTTATTTACCAAATGGCAGTGTAGAAGTACTTCGTGGTTGTTCTGGTATAGAATTAATTTCCCAAATGTTGGGTTTAGCAATACTTTTTCTGCTAATGTTTCCTCAAGGTTGGCAGTATAAAATATTGGCTCCAATTGTCGCTGCCGCAGTGGGATTTATGATGAATGCTGGACGAGTGGCACTGATGACTGTCATTGTAGCAAAAGATAATATGAACGCTTTTGATTACTGGCATAGTGGAAATGGCTCTCTTTTATTTTCAATAATTTCTGTGCTAATTTTTGGTTTATTTTGTTGGTTTTTAATTGGACACAATGAATCTAAAAATCAAGATTCTCGGTTGTCATAA
- the uvrB gene encoding excinuclease ABC subunit UvrB: protein MTKFCLQAPFSPTGDQPQAIAQLVSSIQTDNRYQTLLGATGTGKTFTIASVIEKVGKPTLVLAHNKTLAAQLCNELREFFPNNAVEYFVSYYDYYQPEAYIPVTDTYIEKTASINDEIDMLRHSATRSLFERRDVIVVASISCIYGLGIPSEYLKAAIPFQVGMEVNQRQILRDLASVQYSRNDTEIGRGRFRVRGDVLEIGPAYEDRIIRIEFFGDEIDAIRYVDPVTGEILQSLQAVNLYPARHFVTPEERLEEACDAIAQELKERKAQLESAGKLLEAQRIDQRTRYDLEMLREVGYCNGVENYSRHLAGRQAGEPPECLIDYFPKDWLLVIDESHVTVPQIRGMYNGDQARKKVLIEHGFRLPSAADNRPLKAEEFWSKVNQCIFVSATPGEWELEVSDGHIAEQIIRPTGVLDPEIIVRPTEGQIDDLLGEIKDRVDRHERVLITTLTKRMAEDLTDYLQENSIRVRYLHSEINSIERIEIIQNLRDANFDVLVGVNLLREGLDLPEVSLVAILDADKEGFLRAERSLIQTIGRAARHVRGQAIMYADNLTDSMIKAIEETERRRGIQMAYNKMHGITPQPIVKKSSNAILSFLEVSRRLNAQEIETVDQHIDELPLENIPELITQLEAQMKEAAKKLEFEEAAKLRDKIKHLRDKLVGR from the coding sequence ATGACAAAATTTTGTCTTCAAGCACCCTTCAGTCCAACAGGCGATCAGCCACAAGCGATCGCACAGTTAGTTAGTAGTATCCAAACTGACAATCGTTATCAGACATTACTGGGAGCTACTGGAACCGGGAAGACATTTACAATCGCATCAGTGATAGAAAAAGTCGGTAAACCGACTCTGGTACTGGCGCACAACAAAACCCTTGCAGCCCAGCTTTGTAATGAGTTACGAGAATTCTTTCCTAACAACGCTGTTGAGTACTTTGTCAGTTACTACGATTATTATCAACCAGAAGCTTACATTCCTGTAACCGATACCTATATTGAAAAAACAGCTTCTATCAACGATGAGATAGATATGTTGCGACACTCAGCCACGCGATCGCTCTTTGAGAGGCGTGATGTCATCGTTGTCGCATCCATCAGTTGTATCTATGGTTTGGGAATTCCCTCAGAATACCTCAAAGCTGCGATTCCCTTCCAAGTGGGAATGGAAGTAAATCAAAGGCAGATTTTGCGAGATTTGGCATCAGTACAATACAGCCGAAATGATACAGAAATAGGTCGGGGACGTTTTCGGGTTCGGGGTGATGTCCTGGAAATTGGCCCAGCCTACGAAGATCGGATTATTCGCATCGAGTTCTTTGGTGATGAAATTGACGCGATTCGTTACGTCGATCCAGTCACGGGTGAAATACTCCAGAGTTTGCAAGCAGTGAACCTCTATCCCGCACGTCACTTTGTCACCCCAGAAGAAAGGTTAGAGGAAGCTTGTGATGCGATCGCCCAAGAATTAAAAGAGCGCAAAGCACAGTTAGAATCAGCAGGGAAATTACTCGAAGCGCAAAGAATCGATCAGCGTACCCGCTATGACTTAGAAATGTTGCGCGAAGTCGGTTACTGCAACGGTGTGGAAAACTATTCTCGCCACCTAGCAGGAAGACAAGCCGGAGAACCACCAGAATGTTTAATAGATTATTTCCCGAAAGATTGGTTGTTAGTGATTGATGAGTCTCACGTTACCGTACCCCAAATTCGGGGTATGTATAACGGTGATCAAGCTAGAAAAAAAGTATTGATTGAGCATGGTTTTCGCTTACCAAGTGCGGCTGATAACCGACCTTTAAAAGCAGAAGAATTTTGGTCAAAAGTTAACCAGTGTATTTTTGTTTCTGCAACTCCAGGAGAATGGGAATTAGAAGTTTCCGATGGACATATAGCAGAACAAATCATTCGACCAACTGGCGTTCTTGATCCAGAAATTATTGTCCGTCCCACTGAAGGACAAATTGATGATTTATTGGGTGAAATTAAAGATCGAGTAGACCGCCACGAACGAGTGTTAATCACCACATTAACTAAAAGAATGGCGGAAGATTTAACAGATTATCTACAAGAAAATAGTATTCGGGTGAGGTATTTACATTCTGAAATTAACTCGATTGAAAGAATAGAAATTATCCAAAACTTGCGTGATGCTAACTTTGATGTCTTGGTTGGTGTGAACTTATTACGGGAAGGTTTAGATTTGCCAGAAGTTTCTTTGGTAGCAATTTTAGATGCAGACAAAGAAGGTTTTTTACGTGCCGAACGTTCCCTAATTCAAACTATCGGAAGAGCAGCGCGTCACGTCCGGGGACAAGCAATTATGTATGCAGATAATCTCACCGATAGCATGATTAAAGCCATTGAAGAAACCGAACGCCGTCGGGGTATTCAAATGGCATATAACAAGATGCACGGAATTACACCACAGCCGATTGTGAAAAAATCGAGTAACGCGATTTTGTCTTTTTTAGAAGTATCAAGAAGGTTAAATGCTCAAGAAATAGAAACAGTTGATCAACATATAGATGAATTACCGTTAGAAAACATTCCAGAATTGATTACTCAACTAGAAGCACAGATGAAAGAAGCAGCGAAGAAACTAGAGTTTGAAGAAGCGGCGAAGTTACGGGATAAGATTAAGCATCTGCGGGATAAATTGGTGGGACGTTAA
- the ubiE gene encoding bifunctional demethylmenaquinone methyltransferase/2-methoxy-6-polyprenyl-1,4-benzoquinol methylase UbiE, protein MSDEIRNIFNRIAPIYDQLNDWLSLGQHRIWKEMTVKWSAAKAGDTCLDLCCGSGDLAFRLARRVGKSGQVYGVDFSPAQLEIAKERSQSQYQNPPITWIEADVLNLPFEDNKFDAATMGYGLRNVTDIQLSLKELHRVLKKGAKAAILDFHRPTNSTARTFQQWYLDHLVVPIAEQMGLKEEYAYISPSLDRFPSGDKQVETALAVGFITATHYPIANDMMGVLVVTKF, encoded by the coding sequence ATGTCTGACGAAATTCGCAATATCTTTAACCGTATTGCTCCCATTTATGACCAACTCAACGATTGGTTAAGCTTGGGACAACATCGGATATGGAAAGAAATGACAGTAAAATGGAGTGCAGCCAAAGCCGGAGATACTTGTTTGGATTTGTGTTGTGGTAGTGGTGATTTAGCCTTTCGATTAGCACGGCGTGTGGGTAAAAGTGGACAGGTGTACGGAGTAGATTTTTCGCCTGCACAGTTAGAAATTGCCAAAGAACGTTCTCAAAGTCAGTATCAAAATCCCCCCATCACTTGGATAGAAGCAGACGTACTCAATTTACCCTTTGAAGACAACAAATTTGACGCCGCCACGATGGGCTATGGTTTACGAAATGTCACAGATATTCAGCTTAGCCTGAAAGAATTACACCGTGTTCTCAAAAAAGGTGCCAAAGCTGCAATTCTGGATTTTCATCGTCCCACAAATTCTACTGCTCGTACCTTTCAGCAATGGTATCTGGATCATCTTGTGGTACCAATTGCTGAGCAGATGGGTTTAAAGGAAGAATATGCTTATATCAGTCCCAGTTTAGACCGCTTTCCCTCTGGAGACAAACAGGTAGAAACAGCTCTTGCAGTTGGCTTTATAACTGCCACACACTACCCCATCGCGAACGATATGATGGGAGTACTGGTAGTCACCAAATTTTAG
- a CDS encoding S8 family serine peptidase, giving the protein MPIKSHNQNLFDNKGLNITPNYSVDNFSSPNEYYFYSSRSSFHTKGNILEPDVIELRRKDRKSKKSVSSQATKADLVIQNAFAPSVAAAGSNIQISYQVKNKGKNSAGFNYTDFYLSKDKNISSDDSLLGWNWLGSLGAGSSTSQSQNVTIDSNLAAGNYYILYRADAFDNVIEISNTNNILAREITITNTASGGYNPNSGYGLINASAAVAKAIGEKPFADVPDLGGNNWGADLVKAPETWAKGYTGKGVVVAVLDTGVDYNHQDLSSNIWTNRKEIAGNGKDDDGNGYIDDYYGWNFDGNNNSTLDVNGHGTHVSGTIAGVNNGYGVTGIAYDSKIMPVKVLDDEGSGSYSAIANGIYYAVDNGADVINLSLGGGRSNDTLQKAIEYASNKGVIVVMAAGNDGSSQPAYPARYAKNYGLAVGAVDKNKNLADFSNRAGADQLTYVTAPGVNIYSTLPGNEYASYSGTSMATPHVAGVVALMLSANPNLSDTQVRQILAETSGNTTTQAANYSANTTSLSYDTNVTAISSFDTNVTSPWIRSYTNRDTVTSVSNPSSAPENQNHILPNSSAWSQFWHEYKNSVIGDSTTSTSNDNYFETESIIEKRKVLS; this is encoded by the coding sequence ATGCCCATTAAAAGTCATAATCAGAACTTGTTTGATAATAAAGGGCTAAATATTACTCCTAATTACTCAGTAGATAATTTTAGTTCGCCAAATGAATACTACTTTTACAGTAGTCGTAGTAGCTTTCATACAAAAGGAAATATTCTAGAACCAGATGTTATTGAACTGCGACGAAAAGATCGCAAATCAAAAAAATCTGTATCATCTCAAGCTACCAAAGCAGACTTAGTAATACAAAATGCATTTGCTCCTAGTGTGGCAGCCGCAGGCAGTAATATTCAAATTTCTTATCAGGTGAAAAATAAAGGTAAAAATAGTGCTGGATTTAACTATACAGATTTCTATCTTTCTAAAGATAAAAATATTAGTAGTGATGACTCTCTTTTAGGTTGGAACTGGCTTGGTAGTCTTGGGGCTGGTAGTTCTACCTCTCAATCTCAAAATGTGACTATCGATAGCAATCTTGCTGCTGGAAACTACTACATATTGTACAGAGCCGATGCTTTTGATAATGTCATAGAAATTAGTAATACCAATAATATTTTGGCGCGGGAAATTACCATTACTAATACAGCAAGTGGAGGATATAACCCCAACTCTGGTTATGGCTTAATTAACGCTTCCGCAGCAGTGGCCAAAGCTATCGGTGAAAAACCTTTTGCAGATGTTCCTGACTTGGGTGGAAATAACTGGGGGGCTGATTTGGTAAAAGCACCAGAAACTTGGGCGAAGGGATACACAGGTAAAGGTGTGGTTGTGGCTGTTTTAGATACCGGAGTAGACTACAATCACCAAGACTTAAGTTCTAATATCTGGACGAATAGGAAGGAAATTGCTGGTAACGGCAAAGATGATGATGGTAACGGCTATATTGATGATTACTACGGTTGGAATTTTGATGGCAACAATAATAGTACCTTAGATGTTAATGGTCATGGTACTCACGTCTCTGGTACTATTGCTGGAGTGAATAATGGCTATGGTGTCACTGGTATTGCCTATGATTCTAAGATTATGCCAGTGAAAGTTTTAGACGATGAAGGCTCAGGTTCTTATAGTGCGATCGCTAATGGTATTTACTACGCAGTAGATAATGGCGCTGATGTGATTAACTTGAGTTTAGGCGGCGGGCGTTCTAACGATACACTTCAAAAAGCGATTGAATATGCCAGCAATAAAGGTGTTATTGTGGTCATGGCAGCTGGTAACGATGGTAGTTCACAACCAGCTTATCCTGCCCGTTATGCGAAAAACTATGGACTTGCTGTTGGTGCGGTAGATAAAAATAAAAATCTTGCAGACTTTTCCAACCGTGCGGGAGCAGATCAACTTACTTACGTTACAGCTCCCGGAGTCAATATCTATTCTACACTTCCAGGTAACGAATATGCATCCTATAGTGGCACATCAATGGCGACTCCCCATGTCGCGGGTGTAGTTGCTTTGATGCTTAGCGCCAACCCTAACCTGAGTGATACTCAAGTACGTCAAATTCTCGCAGAAACATCAGGAAATACGACAACGCAAGCTGCAAATTATAGTGCAAATACTACCAGCTTAAGTTATGACACTAATGTGACTGCTATTTCTAGTTTCGATACCAATGTTACTTCACCTTGGATTCGCAGCTATACAAATAGAGATACTGTTACTTCTGTTAGTAATCCCAGTTCTGCACCAGAGAATCAAAATCATATCTTGCCAAATTCATCTGCATGGTCGCAATTTTGGCATGAGTACAAGAACAGTGTAATTGGTGATAGTACCACTAGCACAAGTAACGATAATTATTTTGAAACAGAAAGCATAATTGAAAAACGTAAAGTTTTAAGCTAA